The Macrobrachium nipponense isolate FS-2020 chromosome 13, ASM1510439v2, whole genome shotgun sequence genome has a window encoding:
- the LOC135225295 gene encoding protein GVQW3-like, which translates to MLERIEQRYCIKFYYDLGDTQVQTIQKIQQAFGDEAMGITQIKEWYNRFKQGQTSVESKPRSGRPSTSRNEEFVENVRRIVEDDRRITINEITEEVGISTGSVHTILMEDLAMRRVSAKFIPKFLVEQQKQLRLEIAQDLLDCANSDSDFKKNIITGDETWVYGYNLESKFQSSQWKHQTSPRPKKA; encoded by the coding sequence ATGTTGGAGCGCATCGAGCAGCGCTACTGCATTAAGTTCTACTACGACCTTGGTGATACACAAGTGCAAACTATCCAGAAGATTCAGCAAGCCTTTGGCGATGAAGCCATGGGAATAACACAGATAAAGGAGTGGTATAATCGCTTCAAGCAAGGACAAACCTCAGTTGAGAGCAAGCCACGGTCAGGCAGGCCATCCACCAGCAGAAATGAAGAATTCGTTGAAAATGTTCGTCGAATAGTGGAGGACGACCGTCGCATAACCATCAACGAAATTACTGAAGAAGTAGGAATAAGCACAGGATCAGTTCATACAATTTTAATGGAAGATTTGGCCATGCGACGAGTGTCTGCTAAATTCATTCCCAAGTTTCTGGTGgaacagcagaaacaactccgCCTGGAAATTGCACAAGACCTGCTCGACTGTGCTAACAGTGACTCTGACTTCAAGAAGAATATCATCACTGGTGATGAGACATGGGTGTACGGATATAACCTGGAAAGTAAATTTCAGTCATCACAATGGAAGCATCAGACATCACCAAGACCCAAAAAAGCATGA